One region of Purpureocillium takamizusanense chromosome 4, complete sequence genomic DNA includes:
- a CDS encoding uncharacterized protein (EggNog:ENOG503NU3Z~COG:E) has protein sequence MVHLKEQTAPLDLSHHLSQVTKNRTPSSIKNYYRFFKISGIGNLASGLPNASYFPFDTLEAEVAHPSRWDATGSESDSEDAESTSLLVVPKATKGGEPAKRVDLATALQYGTAGGYPPLLSWIRRFTLDVLVPHVPYEPGPDVILSCGSTDGLFKLVDLLYDSWLPERGDPVSERPGILTELFVFNNVLPVVEPHGIQIVPVEIDGEGMLATGPGSLDDVLRSWDPAKGKRPHVLYTVTVGHNPTGGVQSLQRKRELYAVCREFDIVIIEDDPYWYLQFPSAAAAEAKSRHTAESLAVKREPEGLLGEDDDRDGPPPRRRRRSGHDFIDSLVPSYLSLDVDGRVIRLDTLSKTMAPGCRMGWITAQPKFIERLERITEISTQQPSGFAQAMVVQLLAGQQPDALNTFAELPAHKRGAFSGWKMDGWVHWLASLRSVYERRAARMCAILDQGTHQVIKKPSSSSSSPSYPTPLPSSSSSPSTSSTPGKRTQLLSFDWPRGGMFVWLRVHFEEHPLWMARVPTLGAPLLDGPAMAAALLAFMARKPHLVLPSPGTMFGATPAVVEERAWRHLRLCFTAESEDNIDACSRRLTNAVHKFWLIDGVDIMEELVREQRAS, from the exons ATGGTGCATCTCAAGGAACAAACGGCACCGCTCGACCTGAGTCACCACCTCTCTCAAGTGACTAAGAATCGGACGCCAAGCTCTATCAAGAACTACTACCGATTCTTCAAAATCTCCGGCATTGGGAACCTTGCAAGTG GTCTTCCCAACGCGTCATACTTTCCTTTCGAcacgctcgaggccgaggtcgcccACCCATCCCGATGGGACGCGACGGGGTCCGAGTCTGACTCGGAGGACGCGGAGTCGACGTCGCTCCTCGTAGTGCCCAAGGCGACAAAGGGTGGTGAGCCGGCCAAGCGCGTTGACCTCGCGACCGCGCTGCAGTACGGCACCGCGGGGGGTTACCCTCCGCTGCTGTCGTGGATCCGGCGCTTCACGCTCGACGTGCTGGTCCCGCACGTGCCGTACGAGCCTGGGCCCGACGTCATCCTTTCGTGCGGCTCGACCGACGGGCTGttcaagctcgtcgacctgcTGTACGACTCGTGGCTTCCGGAGAGGGGAGACCCCGTGAGCGAACGGCCGGGCATCCTCACCGAGCTGTTCGTGTTCAACAACGTGCTTCCTGTCGTGGAGCCGCATGGCATCCAGATCGTCCCCGTGGAGattgacggcgagggcatgctGGCCACGGGGCCGGGCTCGCTGGACGACGTGCTGCGCAGCTGGGACCCGGCGAAGGGGAAGCGCCCGCACGTGCTATATACGGTGAC CGTGGGACATAACCCGACCGGCGGCGTCCAGTCGCTGCAGCGCAAGAGGGAGCTCTACGCCGTCTGCCGCGAGTtcgacatcgtcatcatcgaaGACGACCCGTACTGGTACCTACAGTTCCcgtccgccgcggcagcggaggcCAAGTCGAGGCACACGGCCGAGTCGCTGGCCGTCAAGAGGGAGCCCGAGGGGCTGCTTggggaggacgacgaccgtgatgggccgccaccacgacgccgccggcgcagcggccacgACTTCATCGACTCGCTCGTGCCGTCGTACCtcagcctcgacgtcgacggccgcgtcatCCGCCTCGACACATTGTCcaagacgatggcgccggggTGCCGCATGGGCTGGATCACTGCGCAGCCCAAGTTCATCGAGCGTCTTGAGCG CATCACAGAAATTTCAACCCAGCAGCCGTCGGGCTTTGCTCAGGCCATggtcgtccagctcctcgccgggcaGCAACCAGACGCGCTGAACACGTtcgccgagctgcccgcGCACAAGCGCGGTGCCTTCTCCGGGTGGAAGATGGACGGCTGGGTGCACTGGCTGGCGAGCCTGCGCTCCGTGTAcgagcgacgggcggcacgcATGTGTGCCATCCTCGACCAGGGCACGCACCAGGTGATCAAGAAgccatcatcttcctcctcctctccctcctaTCCCACTCCcctcccatcctcctcctcttccccatcgacctcgtccaCCCCGGGCAAGAGGACGCAGCTGCTGTCCTTTGACTGGCCCCGTGGCGGCATGTTCGTCTGGCTGCGCGTGCACTTCGAGGAGCACCCCCTCTGGATGGCCCGGGTCCCGACCCTGggggcgccgctgctcgacgggccggccatggcggccgcgctgctggccttTATGGCGCGCAAGCCGCACCtcgtgctgccgtcgccgggcaCCATGTTcggcgccacgcccgccgtggtcgaggagcgcgcgTGGCGGCACCTGCGCCTGTGCTTCAccgccgagagcgaggacAACATTGACGCCTGCTCGCGCAGGCTGACCAATGCCGTGCACAAGTTTTGGCTCATCGACGGGGTGGACATCATGGAGGAGCTGGTGAGGGAGCAGAGGGCTTCGTGA
- a CDS encoding uncharacterized protein (COG:S~EggNog:ENOG503NZ0Z) produces MAPVDELIESLKVIEATALANEIQRPRIKDALFQTLRAVQSPWDIVWEHNWVQGITHACVKTFIDLNLFKTWAECGNNAMTCARLASLTGAEEHLIRRMMRHVAAQHLLVETAQDTFAPTPWSKTLGMDPQLASIYGPFYSQDHNPMYLNLPNFLKERGYQNPTDPNDGNWQHWKGATNDFFKDLSINHELARGFHDTMECLSRYGALPWPDIYPTETIIAAAKPGRVLIVDIGGSKGHDLEKFRMRHPDTPTGSLVLQDLPDVVQAAKVDKAIVVQAHDFFMPEPVKGARAYFLHHILHDWPDAIATGILQNVAGAMESGYSRLLLYENIITNVKAASRVTTLDLTMMACHSSKERSHDEWRELIESAGLRIMKVWRSPLSDKGIIEVELA; encoded by the exons ATGGCGCCAGTGGATGAGTTAATAGAGAGCTTGAAGGTGATAGAggcgacggccttggcgaATGAGATCCAGCGACCACGGATTAAAGACGCGCTTTTTCAAACTCTGAGGGCGGTTCAATCCCCGTGGGATATTGTGTGGGAGCACAACTGGGTTCAAGGGATTACCCACGCCTGCGTTAAAACCTTCATCGATCTTAACCTTTTCAAGACGTGGGCAGAGTGCGGCAACAACGCAATGACATGCGCCAGACTAGCCTCCCTCACCGGGGCCGAAGAGCACCTCATCA GGCGAATGATGCGTCATGTTGCTGCACAACACCTTCTTGTGGAGACGGCCCAAGACACGTTTGCCCCCACGCCTTGGTCCAAGACACTAGGAATGGACCCTCAATTGGCGTCCATATACGGTCCTTTTTACAGCCAAGACCACAACCCAATGTACCTGAATCTGCCCAACTTCCTGAAGGAGAGGGGTTATCAGAACCCGACTGATCCTAATGATGGGAACTGGCAGCACTGGAAGGGTGCTACAAATGACTTTTTTAAGGACCTTTCAATCAACCACGAGTTGGCCCGTGGGTTTCATGATACCATGGAGTGTCTCTCCAGATAcggtgccctgccctggcccgaTATATACCCTACCGAGACCATTATCGCTGCGGCAAAGCCTGGCCGAGTTCTTATCGTCGATATAGGCGGTAGTAAGGGCCATGATCTAGAAAAGTTCCGAATGCGACACCCGGATACTCCAACTggcagcctcgtcctccaggATCTGCCAGATGTTGTTCAAGCTGCGAAGGTGGACAAGGCAATCGTGGTCCAAGCTCATGACTTCTTCATGCCAGAGCCTGTGAAGGGTGCTCGGGCATATTTTCTGCATCACATATTGCACGATTGGCCGGACGCCATTGCGACTGGGATCCTTCAGaacgtcgccggcgccatggaaAGCGGATACTCCAGGCTGCTTCTTTATGAAAATATTATTACGAACGTCAAAGCTGCGTCACGTGTGACGACACTTGACCTGACAATGATGGCATGCCACTCGAGCAAGGAGAGGTCGCATGATGAGTGGCGCGAACTCATTGAGAGCGCTGGACTAAGAATCATGAAAGTCTGGAGATCTCCCCTGTCGGATAAAGGGATTATTGAGGTTGAGCTGGCATGA
- the FMO1 gene encoding monooxygenase (EggNog:ENOG503NWM1~COG:Q), with protein MGSLSSPKFQVNKIAIIGAGPGGLAAAKYLRAQGTFPLITIFEQQDEVGGVWNYSKVSGGPYPAPQRDPFFPPDEPLRTPSHAAPIFPSPMYDKLHSNLPGTLMNFSDQSFRQDSWVFPSREDVQEYLIKYAEDVRHLIHFCVQVTKVSHKLVDERDQWMIEARSTMSGQAIDHVFDAVVVANGHYSVPFIPGMANMPQFQETYPSIITHSKQYRAASEFKDKKVIIIGNGPSGIDIALQINRVSKGKALLSVRTPTPPAKLEHTGCEEVQEIIEFLVDQRGVCFKGGRVETDIDAIVFCTGFLCSYPFLTDLQHKLITNGQGVHGLYKHVFHIHHPTLVFPALNMKSVPWPLAEAQAAVFSAVWSNSLPLPSVEVMEDWSRKLEEREGEALHVFPRLGDGLYVNELHDWVKQAGRAGKEPPRWDDRMFWQRSIFLEAKLRFEKQGCKATTLEELGLCYDPDWNKQAVEDSQGP; from the coding sequence ATGGGCTCGCTCTCCTCTCCAAAGTTCCAGGTGAACAAGATCGCCATTATTGGCGCCGGTcccggcggcctcgcggcggccaagtATCTGCGGGCGCAAGGCACATTTCCCCTCATCACCATATTTGAGCAGCAGgatgaggtcggcggcgtctggaACTACAGCAAGGTATCCGGCGGGCCGTATCCTGCGCCGCAGAGAGACCCGTTCTTCCCGCCAGATGAGCCGCTTCGGACGCCGTCCCATGCCGCGCCCATCTTTCCTTCTCCCATGTACGACAAGCTCCACTCCAACCTTCCTGGGACCTTGATGAATTTCTCCGATCAAAGCTTCCGCCAAGACTCTTGGGTATTCCCTAGCCGCGAGGACGTCCAGGAGTACCTGATCAAGTACGCCGAGGATGTCCGGCACCTGATACATTTCTGTGTTCAGGTGACCAAGGTGTCGCACAAGCTTGTCGATGAGCGCGATCAGTGGATGATAGAGGCTCGTTCGACGATGAGCGGACAGGCCATAGACCATGTTTTCGATGCCGTGGTCGTGGCGAATGGCCACTACTCCGTCCCCTTCATCCCGGGAATGGCCAATATGCCCCAATTTCAAGAGACATACCCGTCCATCATCACACACTCCAAGCAGTATCGGGCCGCGAGCGAGTTCAAGGACAAAAAAGTCATCATTATTGGCAATGGGCCCTCCGGTATCGACATTGCCCTGCAGATCAATCGGGTCTCCAAAGGCAAGGCTCTCCTATCTGTCCGAACGCCCACACCACCGGCAAAGCTGGAACACACCGGTTGCGAAGAGGTGCAAGAGATTATCGAGTTTCTCGTGGATCAGCGAGGGGTTTGCTTCAAGGGTGGACGGGTGGAAACGGATATCGACGCCATTGTCTTTTGCACTGGATTCCTCTGCAGCTATCCCTTCTTGACGGACCTACAGCACAAGCTCATCACCAACGGACAGGGGGTCCATGGACTCTACAAGCACGTTTTCCACATTCACCACCCCACTCTTGTCTTCCCCGCCCTCAACATGAAGTCggtgccgtggccgctggccgaggcgcaggcggccgtgtTCTCGGCCGTGTGGTCCAAcagcctgccgctgccttcCGTTGAGGTGATGGAGGATTGGAGCCggaagctggaggagcggGAGGGTGAAGCCTTGCACGTATTTCCGCGTCTTGGCGACGGGCTCTATGTAAACGAGTTGCACGACTGGGTCAAGcaggccgggcgggcgggcaaagagccgccgcggtgggATGACCGGATGTTCTGGCAAAGGAGTATAttcctcgaggccaagctGCGGTTCGAGAAGCAAGGCTGCAAAGCGACAacgctggaggagctcggccTGTGTTATGACCCTGATTGGAACAAGCAGGCCGTTGAAGACTCGCAGGGGCCTTGA